The Strix uralensis isolate ZFMK-TIS-50842 chromosome 13, bStrUra1, whole genome shotgun sequence genome window below encodes:
- the LOC141949297 gene encoding V-set and immunoglobulin domain-containing protein 4-like isoform X5 has product MGVLVRAIVLMSPLLFCNAAFLDLTGPSEIKGVWKGSTTLPCAYLPVEDVVQQTLRWTVVHDQSSGTVFWRDVSGDHVLLSEYRDRVSVPKDTPGNVSLHILNLEISDRGTYTCQVTWRASNNSLITKDVTTKVEVVKVAATKPVVRASEPGLTFPAGASTSLTCVASGSPPISYRWFRGAPGGKALLLSSQAQLAWDSLQPSDTGEYYCEAENRVRAGAVQRSDAVELTVRDLPTTTVASRRDVGTSGRHHPTTDLPITVATSENGVGYPEKNYTTQNLQRTHLPLYMVILIAVACGAVVFLAVFLIICIRKPKDEVIFLYQEET; this is encoded by the exons atgggggtgctggTGAGAGCCATCGTGCTCATGAgtcctcttctcttctgcaaCG CAGCTTTTCTGGACCTGACTGGCCCCAGCGAGATCAAAGGCGTGTGGAAGGGATCCACCACCTTGCCCTGTGCCTACCTGCCCGTGGAGGACGTCGTGCAGCAAACGCTCAGGTGGACCGTGGTACACGACCAGAGCTCTGGCACCGTTTTTTGGAGGGATGTCTCTGGCGACCACGTCCTCCTGTCCGAGTACAGGGACAGGGTCAGCGTCCCGAAGGACACCCCAGGGAACGTGTCCCTCCACATCCTGAACCTGGAGATCTCTGACAGGGGAACCTACACCTGTCAGGTCACCTGGAGAGCCAGCAACAACAGCCTGATCACAAAAGACGTCACCACTAAAGTGGAGGTTGTTAAAG TGGCAGCCACCAAGCCCGTGGTCAGGGCCAGCGAGCCGGGGCTGACCTTCCCGGCCGGAGCCAGCACCAGCCTGACCTGTGTGGCCAGCGGGTCCCCCCCCATCAGCTACCGCTGGTTCCGAGGTGCCCCGGGGGGGAAAgccctgctgctgagcagccaggCCCAGCTGGCCTGGGACAGCCTGCAGCCCTCCGACACTGGGGAGTACTACTGCGAGGCGGAGAACAGGGTCAGGGCCGGGGCCGTGCAGCGGAGCGACGCCGTCGAGCTGACGGTCAGAG ATCTGCCCACAACAACAGTGGCCTCCCGGAGGGATGTGGGGACCTCGGGGAGACACCACCCAACCACAG ATCTGCCCATAACAGTAGCGACTTCTGAGAATGGTGTGGGATATCCAGAAAAGAACTATACAACTCAGA ATCTCCAGCGGACTCACCTGCCCCTGTACATGGTCATCCTGATTGCTGTGGCTTGCGGTGCTGTGGTTTTCCTTGCCGTCTTTCTTATCATTTGCATTAGAAAGCCCAAAGACG AGGTCATTTTCTTATATCAAGAAGAGACATAG
- the LOC141949297 gene encoding V-set and immunoglobulin domain-containing protein 4-like isoform X4, which yields MGVLVRAIVLMSPLLFCNAAFLDLTGPSEIKGVWKGSTTLPCAYLPVEDVVQQTLRWTVVHDQSSGTVFWRDVSGDHVLLSEYRDRVSVPKDTPGNVSLHILNLEISDRGTYTCQVTWRASNNSLITKDVTTKVEVVKVAATKPVVRASEPGLTFPAGASTSLTCVASGSPPISYRWFRGAPGGKALLLSSQAQLAWDSLQPSDTGEYYCEAENRVRAGAVQRSDAVELTVRDLPTTTVASRRDVGTSGRHHPTTDLPITVATSENGVGYPEKNYTTQNLQRTHLPLYMVILIAVACGAVVFLAVFLIICIRKPKDGKLWELGTSSF from the exons atgggggtgctggTGAGAGCCATCGTGCTCATGAgtcctcttctcttctgcaaCG CAGCTTTTCTGGACCTGACTGGCCCCAGCGAGATCAAAGGCGTGTGGAAGGGATCCACCACCTTGCCCTGTGCCTACCTGCCCGTGGAGGACGTCGTGCAGCAAACGCTCAGGTGGACCGTGGTACACGACCAGAGCTCTGGCACCGTTTTTTGGAGGGATGTCTCTGGCGACCACGTCCTCCTGTCCGAGTACAGGGACAGGGTCAGCGTCCCGAAGGACACCCCAGGGAACGTGTCCCTCCACATCCTGAACCTGGAGATCTCTGACAGGGGAACCTACACCTGTCAGGTCACCTGGAGAGCCAGCAACAACAGCCTGATCACAAAAGACGTCACCACTAAAGTGGAGGTTGTTAAAG TGGCAGCCACCAAGCCCGTGGTCAGGGCCAGCGAGCCGGGGCTGACCTTCCCGGCCGGAGCCAGCACCAGCCTGACCTGTGTGGCCAGCGGGTCCCCCCCCATCAGCTACCGCTGGTTCCGAGGTGCCCCGGGGGGGAAAgccctgctgctgagcagccaggCCCAGCTGGCCTGGGACAGCCTGCAGCCCTCCGACACTGGGGAGTACTACTGCGAGGCGGAGAACAGGGTCAGGGCCGGGGCCGTGCAGCGGAGCGACGCCGTCGAGCTGACGGTCAGAG ATCTGCCCACAACAACAGTGGCCTCCCGGAGGGATGTGGGGACCTCGGGGAGACACCACCCAACCACAG ATCTGCCCATAACAGTAGCGACTTCTGAGAATGGTGTGGGATATCCAGAAAAGAACTATACAACTCAGA ATCTCCAGCGGACTCACCTGCCCCTGTACATGGTCATCCTGATTGCTGTGGCTTGCGGTGCTGTGGTTTTCCTTGCCGTCTTTCTTATCATTTGCATTAGAAAGCCCAAAGACG GAAAACTGTGGGAACTGGGAACTTCTAGTTTCTAA
- the LOC141949297 gene encoding V-set and immunoglobulin domain-containing protein 4-like isoform X2, which translates to MGVLVRAIVLMSPLLFCNAFLDLTGPSEIKGVWKGSTTLPCAYLPVEDVVQQTLRWTVVHDQSSGTVFWRDVSGDHVLLSEYRDRVSVPKDTPGNVSLHILNLEISDRGTYTCQVTWRASNNSLITKDVTTKVEVVKVAATKPVVRASEPGLTFPAGASTSLTCVASGSPPISYRWFRGAPGGKALLLSSQAQLAWDSLQPSDTGEYYCEAENRVRAGAVQRSDAVELTVRDLPTTTVASRRDVGTSGRHHPTTDLPITVATSENGVGYPEKNYTTQNLQRTHLPLYMVILIAVACGAVVFLAVFLIICIRKPKDAQVYEVKFHNSRAASSRCESTGHYEEPISLTENNYVTEPVKNKSSEEINTRKDEYECVGNTQESVYEVGDTV; encoded by the exons atgggggtgctggTGAGAGCCATCGTGCTCATGAgtcctcttctcttctgcaaCG CTTTTCTGGACCTGACTGGCCCCAGCGAGATCAAAGGCGTGTGGAAGGGATCCACCACCTTGCCCTGTGCCTACCTGCCCGTGGAGGACGTCGTGCAGCAAACGCTCAGGTGGACCGTGGTACACGACCAGAGCTCTGGCACCGTTTTTTGGAGGGATGTCTCTGGCGACCACGTCCTCCTGTCCGAGTACAGGGACAGGGTCAGCGTCCCGAAGGACACCCCAGGGAACGTGTCCCTCCACATCCTGAACCTGGAGATCTCTGACAGGGGAACCTACACCTGTCAGGTCACCTGGAGAGCCAGCAACAACAGCCTGATCACAAAAGACGTCACCACTAAAGTGGAGGTTGTTAAAG TGGCAGCCACCAAGCCCGTGGTCAGGGCCAGCGAGCCGGGGCTGACCTTCCCGGCCGGAGCCAGCACCAGCCTGACCTGTGTGGCCAGCGGGTCCCCCCCCATCAGCTACCGCTGGTTCCGAGGTGCCCCGGGGGGGAAAgccctgctgctgagcagccaggCCCAGCTGGCCTGGGACAGCCTGCAGCCCTCCGACACTGGGGAGTACTACTGCGAGGCGGAGAACAGGGTCAGGGCCGGGGCCGTGCAGCGGAGCGACGCCGTCGAGCTGACGGTCAGAG ATCTGCCCACAACAACAGTGGCCTCCCGGAGGGATGTGGGGACCTCGGGGAGACACCACCCAACCACAG ATCTGCCCATAACAGTAGCGACTTCTGAGAATGGTGTGGGATATCCAGAAAAGAACTATACAACTCAGA ATCTCCAGCGGACTCACCTGCCCCTGTACATGGTCATCCTGATTGCTGTGGCTTGCGGTGCTGTGGTTTTCCTTGCCGTCTTTCTTATCATTTGCATTAGAAAGCCCAAAGACG CTCAAGTCTATGAAGTAAAATT CCATAACTCAAGAGCAGCTTCTTCAAGGTGTGAAAGTACTGGTCATTATGAGGAACCCATCTCCCTCACTGAAAACAACTACGTGACGGagcctgtgaaaaacaaaagttCTGAAGAAATAAATACGAGAAAGGATGAATACGAGTGTGTTGGAAACACCCAGGAATCTGTATATGAAGTAGGGGACACTGTATGA
- the LOC141949297 gene encoding V-set and immunoglobulin domain-containing protein 4-like isoform X1 — MGVLVRAIVLMSPLLFCNAAFLDLTGPSEIKGVWKGSTTLPCAYLPVEDVVQQTLRWTVVHDQSSGTVFWRDVSGDHVLLSEYRDRVSVPKDTPGNVSLHILNLEISDRGTYTCQVTWRASNNSLITKDVTTKVEVVKVAATKPVVRASEPGLTFPAGASTSLTCVASGSPPISYRWFRGAPGGKALLLSSQAQLAWDSLQPSDTGEYYCEAENRVRAGAVQRSDAVELTVRDLPTTTVASRRDVGTSGRHHPTTDLPITVATSENGVGYPEKNYTTQNLQRTHLPLYMVILIAVACGAVVFLAVFLIICIRKPKDAQVYEVKFHNSRAASSRCESTGHYEEPISLTENNYVTEPVKNKSSEEINTRKDEYECVGNTQESVYEVGDTV, encoded by the exons atgggggtgctggTGAGAGCCATCGTGCTCATGAgtcctcttctcttctgcaaCG CAGCTTTTCTGGACCTGACTGGCCCCAGCGAGATCAAAGGCGTGTGGAAGGGATCCACCACCTTGCCCTGTGCCTACCTGCCCGTGGAGGACGTCGTGCAGCAAACGCTCAGGTGGACCGTGGTACACGACCAGAGCTCTGGCACCGTTTTTTGGAGGGATGTCTCTGGCGACCACGTCCTCCTGTCCGAGTACAGGGACAGGGTCAGCGTCCCGAAGGACACCCCAGGGAACGTGTCCCTCCACATCCTGAACCTGGAGATCTCTGACAGGGGAACCTACACCTGTCAGGTCACCTGGAGAGCCAGCAACAACAGCCTGATCACAAAAGACGTCACCACTAAAGTGGAGGTTGTTAAAG TGGCAGCCACCAAGCCCGTGGTCAGGGCCAGCGAGCCGGGGCTGACCTTCCCGGCCGGAGCCAGCACCAGCCTGACCTGTGTGGCCAGCGGGTCCCCCCCCATCAGCTACCGCTGGTTCCGAGGTGCCCCGGGGGGGAAAgccctgctgctgagcagccaggCCCAGCTGGCCTGGGACAGCCTGCAGCCCTCCGACACTGGGGAGTACTACTGCGAGGCGGAGAACAGGGTCAGGGCCGGGGCCGTGCAGCGGAGCGACGCCGTCGAGCTGACGGTCAGAG ATCTGCCCACAACAACAGTGGCCTCCCGGAGGGATGTGGGGACCTCGGGGAGACACCACCCAACCACAG ATCTGCCCATAACAGTAGCGACTTCTGAGAATGGTGTGGGATATCCAGAAAAGAACTATACAACTCAGA ATCTCCAGCGGACTCACCTGCCCCTGTACATGGTCATCCTGATTGCTGTGGCTTGCGGTGCTGTGGTTTTCCTTGCCGTCTTTCTTATCATTTGCATTAGAAAGCCCAAAGACG CTCAAGTCTATGAAGTAAAATT CCATAACTCAAGAGCAGCTTCTTCAAGGTGTGAAAGTACTGGTCATTATGAGGAACCCATCTCCCTCACTGAAAACAACTACGTGACGGagcctgtgaaaaacaaaagttCTGAAGAAATAAATACGAGAAAGGATGAATACGAGTGTGTTGGAAACACCCAGGAATCTGTATATGAAGTAGGGGACACTGTATGA
- the LOC141949297 gene encoding V-set and immunoglobulin domain-containing protein 4-like isoform X3 produces MGVLVRAIVLMSPLLFCNAAFLDLTGPSEIKGVWKGSTTLPCAYLPVEDVVQQTLRWTVVHDQSSGTVFWRDVSGDHVLLSEYRDRVSVPKDTPGNVSLHILNLEISDRGTYTCQVTWRASNNSLITKDVTTKVEVVKVAATKPVVRASEPGLTFPAGASTSLTCVASGSPPISYRWFRGAPGGKALLLSSQAQLAWDSLQPSDTGEYYCEAENRVRAGAVQRSDAVELTVRDLPTTTVASRRDVGTSGRHHPTTDLPITVATSENGVGYPEKNYTTQRKWSASCNCCCDRGGLLYRSRSPADSPAPVHGHPDCCGLRCCGFPCRLSYHLH; encoded by the exons atgggggtgctggTGAGAGCCATCGTGCTCATGAgtcctcttctcttctgcaaCG CAGCTTTTCTGGACCTGACTGGCCCCAGCGAGATCAAAGGCGTGTGGAAGGGATCCACCACCTTGCCCTGTGCCTACCTGCCCGTGGAGGACGTCGTGCAGCAAACGCTCAGGTGGACCGTGGTACACGACCAGAGCTCTGGCACCGTTTTTTGGAGGGATGTCTCTGGCGACCACGTCCTCCTGTCCGAGTACAGGGACAGGGTCAGCGTCCCGAAGGACACCCCAGGGAACGTGTCCCTCCACATCCTGAACCTGGAGATCTCTGACAGGGGAACCTACACCTGTCAGGTCACCTGGAGAGCCAGCAACAACAGCCTGATCACAAAAGACGTCACCACTAAAGTGGAGGTTGTTAAAG TGGCAGCCACCAAGCCCGTGGTCAGGGCCAGCGAGCCGGGGCTGACCTTCCCGGCCGGAGCCAGCACCAGCCTGACCTGTGTGGCCAGCGGGTCCCCCCCCATCAGCTACCGCTGGTTCCGAGGTGCCCCGGGGGGGAAAgccctgctgctgagcagccaggCCCAGCTGGCCTGGGACAGCCTGCAGCCCTCCGACACTGGGGAGTACTACTGCGAGGCGGAGAACAGGGTCAGGGCCGGGGCCGTGCAGCGGAGCGACGCCGTCGAGCTGACGGTCAGAG ATCTGCCCACAACAACAGTGGCCTCCCGGAGGGATGTGGGGACCTCGGGGAGACACCACCCAACCACAG ATCTGCCCATAACAGTAGCGACTTCTGAGAATGGTGTGGGATATCCAGAAAAGAACTATACAACTCAGA GGAAGTGGTCAGCATCATGTAACTGCTGCTGTGACCGGGGAGGGCTCCTGTATCGTTCTAGATCTCCAGCGGACTCACCTGCCCCTGTACATGGTCATCCTGATTGCTGTGGCTTGCGGTGCTGTGGTTTTCCTTGCCGTCTTTCTTATCATTTGCATTAG